The following coding sequences lie in one Chelonia mydas isolate rCheMyd1 chromosome 6, rCheMyd1.pri.v2, whole genome shotgun sequence genomic window:
- the VWCE gene encoding von Willebrand factor C and EGF domain-containing protein isoform X6 has product MLAGLLLGAACVSLVLPGSPGRAYPGRKKAPSFAADRHRVGPHVCLSGFGSGCCPGWMPSPASGQCTLPLCSFGCGSGWCIAPNVCSCRDGEQGITCPDPPSACGEYGCDLACNHGGCQEVARVCPLGFSMAETANGVSCTDIDECLSASCEGLCVNTEGGFVCECGPGMRLSADRHSCQDTDECLATPCQHRCKNSIGSYRCFCRPGYHLHSNQHSCLDVNECRRPSERRPCQHACHNTPGSFLCTCHPGYRLSGDRVSCEGFLKTIPAPSPILQSLQHPPTLLLLPPDSGGPLLAPRASPPSQAPAPSPRPPSLLTAPPHISALLPAATAAPGAFSPLPPSLFQGAVLVPSPRPSASLPPALTTSPPPCWHQGALREHSSHWMEPGCLQCACEGGQVVCEAESCRIACSHPLPPKDRGCCPSCTGCWHEGVARAEGDVFSVADGNCTVCMCLAGNVSCISPECPPGPCPSPAQADCCSCQPATCDFHGRTYMHGTEFGLDGDNCTTCICRSGEVECSFAPCPELACPRQDWLLAPGQCCFSCQEPASVSGCFVDDNGVEFPIGQIWSPGDPCRRLGELQEDRLFGDVSSPHSNPWPVLPGLLSRLHLHGKDLLQQRNLPFCPRPLPQLHLPAGLCGLLPCGLYHLLYVSIPPGGRMLPCLL; this is encoded by the exons ATGTTGGCCGGGCTGCTCCTGGGGGCTGCCTGTGTGTCCCTGGTCCTCCCGGGCAGCCCGGGCAGAGCCTATCCCGGCAGGAAGAAGGCGCCCAGCTTTGCCGCGGACAG GCACCGTGTGGGGCCGCATGTTTGCCTCTCGGGCTTCGGGAGTGGATGCTGCCCCGGGTGGATGCCATCCCCAGCCAGCGGGCAGTGCACTCTGC CACTCTGCTCCTTCGGCTGTGGCAGTGGCTGGTGCATCGCCCCCAACGTCTGCTCCTGCCGGGACGGAGAGCAGGGCATCACCTGCCCAG ATCCGCCCAGTGCCTGTGGGGAGTACGGCTGTGACCTTGCCTGTAACCATGGTGGCTGCCAGGAGGTGGCCCGTGTTTGCCCGCTGGGTTTCTCCATGGCAGAGACGGCCAACGGCGTGAGCTGTACAG ACATCGACGAGTGCCTGAGCGCCTCCTGTGAGGGGCTGTGCGTCAACACCGAGGGAGGCTTTGTGTGTGAGTGTGGCCCAGGCATGCGGCTCTCCGCCGACCGGCACAGCTGCCAGG ATACAGACGAGTGTCTGGCCACCCCGTGCCAGCACCGGTGCAAGAACAGCATTGGCAGCTATCGGTGCTTCTGTCGCCCCGGCTACCACCTGCACAGCAACCAGCACTCCTGCCTGG ATGTCAATGAGTGCCGACGGCCCAGTGAGAGGCGCCCCTGCCAGCACGCCTGCCACAACACGCCAGGCAGCTTCCTGTGCACCTGCCACCCTGGCTACCGGCTCAGCGGGGACAGGGTGTCCTGTGAAG GTTTCCTGAAAACCATCCCGGCCCCGTCTCCCATCCTGCAgtccctgcagcaccccccaactctgctgctgctccctcccgACTCTGGGGGACCCCTGCTGGcccccagggcctcccctccttcccaagcccctgcccccagcccccggcccccttCCTTGCTGACTGCCCCACCACACATATCCGCCTtgctcccggctgccactgctGCCCCTGGTGCGTTCTCGCCACTGCCACCATCGCTGTTCCAAGGGGCAGTCCTGGTGCCCTCGCCTCGTCCTTCTGCTTCTCTGCCGCCCGCCCTCACCACCTCGCCTCCCCCTTGCTGGCACCAGGGGGCACTGCGGGAGCACAGCAGCCATTGGATGGAACCCGGGTGCCTGCAGTGTGCCTGCGAG GGGGGCCAAGTGGTGTGTGAGGCGGAGAGCTGCCGGATTGCCTGTTCTCACCCGCTGCCCCCGAAGGACAGGGGTTGCTGCCCCAGCTGCACAG GCTGTTGGCACGAGGGGGTCGCCCGGGCCGAGGGGGATGTGTTCTCTGTGGCTGACGGGAATTGCACAGTCTGCATGTGCCTG gccGGCAATGTGTCCTGCATCTCCCCTGAGTGCCCTCcgggcccctgccccagccctgcccaggccgactgctgctcctgccagccag CCACGTGCGATTTCCACGGGCGCACATACATGCACGGCACCGAATTCGGCTTGGATGGAGACAACTGCACCACCTGCATCTGCCGG AGTGGCGAGGTGGAGTGCTCCTTCGCGCCCTGTCCCGAGCTGGCATGTCCCCGCCAGGactggctgctggccccggggCAGTGCTGCTTCTCCTGCCAGGAGCCTGCATCAGTATCAG GTTGCTTCGTGGATGACAATGGGGTAGAGTTTCCGATCGGACAGATTTGGTCTCCGGGTGATCCCT GCAGACGGCTCGGTGAGCTGCAAGAGGACAGACTGTTTGGAGACGTGTCCTCACCCCATTCAAATCCCTGGCCAGTGCTGCCCGGACTGCTCAGCAG GCTGCACTTACATGGGAAGGATCTTCTACAACAACGAAATCTTCCCTTCTGCCCTAGACCCCTGCCTCAGCTGCATCTGCCTG CTGGGCTCTGTGGCTTGCTCCCCTGTGGACTGTATCATCTTCTGTATGTATCCATTCCACCCGGAGGGAGAATGCTGCCCTGTCTGTTATG A
- the VWCE gene encoding von Willebrand factor C and EGF domain-containing protein isoform X4 — MLAGLLLGAACVSLVLPGSPGRAYPGRKKAPSFAADRHRVGPHVCLSGFGSGCCPGWMPSPASGQCTLPLCSFGCGSGWCIAPNVCSCRDGEQGITCPDPPSACGEYGCDLACNHGGCQEVARVCPLGFSMAETANGVSCTDIDECLSASCEGLCVNTEGGFVCECGPGMRLSADRHSCQDTDECLATPCQHRCKNSIGSYRCFCRPGYHLHSNQHSCLDVNECRRPSERRPCQHACHNTPGSFLCTCHPGYRLSGDRVSCEGFLKTIPAPSPILQSLQHPPTLLLLPPDSGGPLLAPRASPPSQAPAPSPRPPSLLTAPPHISALLPAATAAPGAFSPLPPSLFQGAVLVPSPRPSASLPPALTTSPPPCWHQGALREHSSHWMEPGCLQCACEGGQVVCEAESCRIACSHPLPPKDRGCCPSCTGCWHEGVARAEGDVFSVADGNCTVCMCLAGNVSCISPECPPGPCPSPAQADCCSCQPATCDFHGRTYMHGTEFGLDGDNCTTCICRSGEVECSFAPCPELACPRQDWLLAPGQCCFSCQEPASVSGCFVDDNGVEFPIGQIWSPGDPCELCICQADGSVSCKRTDCLETCPHPIQIPGQCCPDCSAGCTYMGRIFYNNEIFPSALDPCLSCICLLGSVACSPVDCIIFCMYPFHPEGECCPVCYVSADPSVPVQSQGDCAV; from the exons ATGTTGGCCGGGCTGCTCCTGGGGGCTGCCTGTGTGTCCCTGGTCCTCCCGGGCAGCCCGGGCAGAGCCTATCCCGGCAGGAAGAAGGCGCCCAGCTTTGCCGCGGACAG GCACCGTGTGGGGCCGCATGTTTGCCTCTCGGGCTTCGGGAGTGGATGCTGCCCCGGGTGGATGCCATCCCCAGCCAGCGGGCAGTGCACTCTGC CACTCTGCTCCTTCGGCTGTGGCAGTGGCTGGTGCATCGCCCCCAACGTCTGCTCCTGCCGGGACGGAGAGCAGGGCATCACCTGCCCAG ATCCGCCCAGTGCCTGTGGGGAGTACGGCTGTGACCTTGCCTGTAACCATGGTGGCTGCCAGGAGGTGGCCCGTGTTTGCCCGCTGGGTTTCTCCATGGCAGAGACGGCCAACGGCGTGAGCTGTACAG ACATCGACGAGTGCCTGAGCGCCTCCTGTGAGGGGCTGTGCGTCAACACCGAGGGAGGCTTTGTGTGTGAGTGTGGCCCAGGCATGCGGCTCTCCGCCGACCGGCACAGCTGCCAGG ATACAGACGAGTGTCTGGCCACCCCGTGCCAGCACCGGTGCAAGAACAGCATTGGCAGCTATCGGTGCTTCTGTCGCCCCGGCTACCACCTGCACAGCAACCAGCACTCCTGCCTGG ATGTCAATGAGTGCCGACGGCCCAGTGAGAGGCGCCCCTGCCAGCACGCCTGCCACAACACGCCAGGCAGCTTCCTGTGCACCTGCCACCCTGGCTACCGGCTCAGCGGGGACAGGGTGTCCTGTGAAG GTTTCCTGAAAACCATCCCGGCCCCGTCTCCCATCCTGCAgtccctgcagcaccccccaactctgctgctgctccctcccgACTCTGGGGGACCCCTGCTGGcccccagggcctcccctccttcccaagcccctgcccccagcccccggcccccttCCTTGCTGACTGCCCCACCACACATATCCGCCTtgctcccggctgccactgctGCCCCTGGTGCGTTCTCGCCACTGCCACCATCGCTGTTCCAAGGGGCAGTCCTGGTGCCCTCGCCTCGTCCTTCTGCTTCTCTGCCGCCCGCCCTCACCACCTCGCCTCCCCCTTGCTGGCACCAGGGGGCACTGCGGGAGCACAGCAGCCATTGGATGGAACCCGGGTGCCTGCAGTGTGCCTGCGAG GGGGGCCAAGTGGTGTGTGAGGCGGAGAGCTGCCGGATTGCCTGTTCTCACCCGCTGCCCCCGAAGGACAGGGGTTGCTGCCCCAGCTGCACAG GCTGTTGGCACGAGGGGGTCGCCCGGGCCGAGGGGGATGTGTTCTCTGTGGCTGACGGGAATTGCACAGTCTGCATGTGCCTG gccGGCAATGTGTCCTGCATCTCCCCTGAGTGCCCTCcgggcccctgccccagccctgcccaggccgactgctgctcctgccagccag CCACGTGCGATTTCCACGGGCGCACATACATGCACGGCACCGAATTCGGCTTGGATGGAGACAACTGCACCACCTGCATCTGCCGG AGTGGCGAGGTGGAGTGCTCCTTCGCGCCCTGTCCCGAGCTGGCATGTCCCCGCCAGGactggctgctggccccggggCAGTGCTGCTTCTCCTGCCAGGAGCCTGCATCAGTATCAG GTTGCTTCGTGGATGACAATGGGGTAGAGTTTCCGATCGGACAGATTTGGTCTCCGGGTGATCCCTGTGAGTTATGCATCTGCCAG GCAGACGGCTCGGTGAGCTGCAAGAGGACAGACTGTTTGGAGACGTGTCCTCACCCCATTCAAATCCCTGGCCAGTGCTGCCCGGACTGCTCAGCAG GCTGCACTTACATGGGAAGGATCTTCTACAACAACGAAATCTTCCCTTCTGCCCTAGACCCCTGCCTCAGCTGCATCTGCCTG CTGGGCTCTGTGGCTTGCTCCCCTGTGGACTGTATCATCTTCTGTATGTATCCATTCCACCCGGAGGGAGAATGCTGCCCTGTCTGTTATG TCAGCGCTGACCCCAGTGTcccagtgcagagccagggggaCTGTGCAGTCTGA
- the VWCE gene encoding von Willebrand factor C and EGF domain-containing protein isoform X5, which yields MLAGLLLGAACVSLVLPGSPGRAYPGRKKAPSFAADRHRVGPHVCLSGFGSGCCPGWMPSPASGQCTLPLCSFGCGSGWCIAPNVCSCRDGEQGITCPDPPSACGEYGCDLACNHGGCQEVARVCPLGFSMAETANGVSCTDIDECLSASCEGLCVNTEGGFVCECGPGMRLSADRHSCQDTDECLATPCQHRCKNSIGSYRCFCRPGYHLHSNQHSCLDVNECRRPSERRPCQHACHNTPGSFLCTCHPGYRLSGDRVSCEGFLKTIPAPSPILQSLQHPPTLLLLPPDSGGPLLAPRASPPSQAPAPSPRPPSLLTAPPHISALLPAATAAPGAFSPLPPSLFQGAVLVPSPRPSASLPPALTTSPPPCWHQGALREHSSHWMEPGCLQCACEGGQVVCEAESCRIACSHPLPPKDRGCCPSCTGCWHEGVARAEGDVFSVADGNCTVCMCLAGNVSCISPECPPGPCPSPAQADCCSCQPATCDFHGRTYMHGTEFGLDGDNCTTCICRSGEVECSFAPCPELACPRQDWLLAPGQCCFSCQEPASVSGCFVDDNGVEFPIGQIWSPGDPCRRLGELQEDRLFGDVSSPHSNPWPVLPGLLSRLHLHGKDLLQQRNLPFCPRPLPQLHLPAGLCGLLPCGLYHLLYVSIPPGGRMLPCLLCQR from the exons ATGTTGGCCGGGCTGCTCCTGGGGGCTGCCTGTGTGTCCCTGGTCCTCCCGGGCAGCCCGGGCAGAGCCTATCCCGGCAGGAAGAAGGCGCCCAGCTTTGCCGCGGACAG GCACCGTGTGGGGCCGCATGTTTGCCTCTCGGGCTTCGGGAGTGGATGCTGCCCCGGGTGGATGCCATCCCCAGCCAGCGGGCAGTGCACTCTGC CACTCTGCTCCTTCGGCTGTGGCAGTGGCTGGTGCATCGCCCCCAACGTCTGCTCCTGCCGGGACGGAGAGCAGGGCATCACCTGCCCAG ATCCGCCCAGTGCCTGTGGGGAGTACGGCTGTGACCTTGCCTGTAACCATGGTGGCTGCCAGGAGGTGGCCCGTGTTTGCCCGCTGGGTTTCTCCATGGCAGAGACGGCCAACGGCGTGAGCTGTACAG ACATCGACGAGTGCCTGAGCGCCTCCTGTGAGGGGCTGTGCGTCAACACCGAGGGAGGCTTTGTGTGTGAGTGTGGCCCAGGCATGCGGCTCTCCGCCGACCGGCACAGCTGCCAGG ATACAGACGAGTGTCTGGCCACCCCGTGCCAGCACCGGTGCAAGAACAGCATTGGCAGCTATCGGTGCTTCTGTCGCCCCGGCTACCACCTGCACAGCAACCAGCACTCCTGCCTGG ATGTCAATGAGTGCCGACGGCCCAGTGAGAGGCGCCCCTGCCAGCACGCCTGCCACAACACGCCAGGCAGCTTCCTGTGCACCTGCCACCCTGGCTACCGGCTCAGCGGGGACAGGGTGTCCTGTGAAG GTTTCCTGAAAACCATCCCGGCCCCGTCTCCCATCCTGCAgtccctgcagcaccccccaactctgctgctgctccctcccgACTCTGGGGGACCCCTGCTGGcccccagggcctcccctccttcccaagcccctgcccccagcccccggcccccttCCTTGCTGACTGCCCCACCACACATATCCGCCTtgctcccggctgccactgctGCCCCTGGTGCGTTCTCGCCACTGCCACCATCGCTGTTCCAAGGGGCAGTCCTGGTGCCCTCGCCTCGTCCTTCTGCTTCTCTGCCGCCCGCCCTCACCACCTCGCCTCCCCCTTGCTGGCACCAGGGGGCACTGCGGGAGCACAGCAGCCATTGGATGGAACCCGGGTGCCTGCAGTGTGCCTGCGAG GGGGGCCAAGTGGTGTGTGAGGCGGAGAGCTGCCGGATTGCCTGTTCTCACCCGCTGCCCCCGAAGGACAGGGGTTGCTGCCCCAGCTGCACAG GCTGTTGGCACGAGGGGGTCGCCCGGGCCGAGGGGGATGTGTTCTCTGTGGCTGACGGGAATTGCACAGTCTGCATGTGCCTG gccGGCAATGTGTCCTGCATCTCCCCTGAGTGCCCTCcgggcccctgccccagccctgcccaggccgactgctgctcctgccagccag CCACGTGCGATTTCCACGGGCGCACATACATGCACGGCACCGAATTCGGCTTGGATGGAGACAACTGCACCACCTGCATCTGCCGG AGTGGCGAGGTGGAGTGCTCCTTCGCGCCCTGTCCCGAGCTGGCATGTCCCCGCCAGGactggctgctggccccggggCAGTGCTGCTTCTCCTGCCAGGAGCCTGCATCAGTATCAG GTTGCTTCGTGGATGACAATGGGGTAGAGTTTCCGATCGGACAGATTTGGTCTCCGGGTGATCCCT GCAGACGGCTCGGTGAGCTGCAAGAGGACAGACTGTTTGGAGACGTGTCCTCACCCCATTCAAATCCCTGGCCAGTGCTGCCCGGACTGCTCAGCAG GCTGCACTTACATGGGAAGGATCTTCTACAACAACGAAATCTTCCCTTCTGCCCTAGACCCCTGCCTCAGCTGCATCTGCCTG CTGGGCTCTGTGGCTTGCTCCCCTGTGGACTGTATCATCTTCTGTATGTATCCATTCCACCCGGAGGGAGAATGCTGCCCTGTCTGTTATG TCAGCGCTGA